The following proteins come from a genomic window of Clupea harengus chromosome 22, Ch_v2.0.2, whole genome shotgun sequence:
- the glrba gene encoding glycine receptor, beta a: MAWRQLALFLVLVLCPEDGSAAKKVKKGKQVICPSQLSAEDLDRVPDNSTSNILNRLLVTYDSRIRPNFKGIPVEDKVNIFINSFGSIQETTMDYRVNIFLRQRWNDPRLRLPTDYKSDSLTVDPKMFQCLWKPDLFFANEKSANFHEVTQDNILLFIFRNGDVLVSMRLSITLSCPLALQLFPMDTQRCKIQLESFGYTTKDLVFMWQSGDPVQMDEIALPQFDVKQEDIRYANCTKFYLGTGHYTCVEVIFTLRRQVGFYMMGVYAPTLLIVVLSWLAFWINPDASAARVPLGILSVLSLSSECTQLASELPKVSYVKAIDVWMMTCLFYGFGSLIEYAVVQVMLNSPKQIEKEKIRMSKKEKEKEKKEAKKTPSKTPNTINGTGGTPIHVVSTLQVVETRCKKVCTSKSDLRSNDFSIVGSLPRDFELSNFDCYGKPIEVNNGLGKSKNKNVKKPAAPKPVIPSAAKRVDLYARALFPGSFLFFNVIYWSAYLHAGT, translated from the exons ATGGCGTGGAGGCAACTGGCTCTGTTTCTGGTGCTGGTCCTTTGCCCCGAGGATGGATCAGCCGCCAAGAAGGTGAAGAAGGGCAAACAGGTCATCTGCCCCTC GCAGCTGTCAGCCGAGGATTTGGATCGAGTCCCTGACAATTCAACCAGCAATATCCTCAACAGACTGCTTGTTACGTATGACTCCCGCATAAGGCCTAACTTTAAAG GTATACCAGTAGAGGATAAAGTGAACATATTCATCAACAGTTTTGGATCGATTCAGGAGACCACAATG gACTACCGGGTGAACATCTTCCTCAGGCAGCGGTGGAATGACCCTCGGCTCCGTCTCCCTACTGACTACAAGTCTGACTCCCTGACAGTGGACCCAAAGATGTTCCAGTGCTTATGGAAGCCCGACCTGTTCTTCGCCAACGAGAAGAGTGCTAACTTCCACGAAGTGACACAggataacattttacttttcatcTTCCGCAATGGAGATGTACTCGTCAGTATgag GTTATCTATCACTCTTTCTTGTCCACTGGCCTTGCAACTGTTTCCAATGGATACCCAACGCTGCAAGATTCAGCTGGAGAGCT TTGGATACACCACTAAGGACCTGGTGTTCATGTGGCAGTCTGGGGACCCAGTGCAAATGGATGAGATTGCTCTGCCTCAGTTTGATGTCAAACAGGAGGACATTCGGTATGCCAACTGCACCAAGTTCTACCTTGGCACAG gTCACTACACGTGTGTGGAGGTGATCTTCACCCTGCGTCGGCAGGTGGGCTTCTACATGATGGGTGTGTACGCGCCCACACTGCTCATCGTGGTTCTCTCCTGGCTGGCCTTCTGGATCAACCCCGATGCCAGCGCCGCCCGCGTGCCCTTAG GtatcctctctgttctgtcccTGTCCTCTGAGTGTACACAATTAGCGTCAGAGCTGCCGAAGGTCTCCTATGTGAAGGCCATTGATGTCTGGATGATGACCTGCCTGTTCTATGGATTTGGCTCTCTGATTGAGTACGCGGTTGTCCAg GTGATGCTGAATAGCCCAAAgcagattgagaaagagaaaatcagaatgtcaaagaaagagaaagagaaagagaagaaagaggcaaAGAAGACCCCCTCCAAAACCCCCAACACTATCAATGGCACAGGGGGCACCCCTATACATGTCGTCAGcacactgcag GTTGTGGAGACCCGTTGTAAGAAAGTGTGCACCTCGAAGTCGGACCTGCGCTCCAATGACTTCAGCATAGTTGGTTCGCTACCTCGGGATTTCGAGCTGTCCAACTTCGACTGCTATGGAAAGCCCATAGAGGTCAACAATGGTCTTGGCAAATCGAAGAACAAGAACGTCAAGAAACCCGCGGCTCCTAAACCTGTCATCCCGTCAGCAGCCAAGCGCGTAGACCTGTACGCCCGAGCCCTCTTCCCTGgcagcttcctcttcttcaaCGTCATCTACTGGTCTGCGTACCTGCATGCAGGCACATGA